From Sporosarcina sp. Te-1, the proteins below share one genomic window:
- a CDS encoding helix-turn-helix domain-containing protein — protein MQIGGKIKKLRLKKGLTQEELGERTDLTKGYISQLERELNSPSIETLFALLEVLGTTPKEFFEEPKKNMKVVYSPSDQTTYTNDEHQYSIRWLVPRSNENEMEPVHITFKEGGEFKQFEPSLAETFIYVLTGKIEVELGKKQYVASAGESVYYEASDHHRVSNAHDGPSELILVATESYL, from the coding sequence GTGCAAATCGGAGGGAAGATTAAGAAACTTCGTTTAAAAAAAGGACTTACCCAAGAGGAACTCGGAGAACGGACCGATTTGACGAAGGGATACATCTCCCAATTGGAACGTGAGCTGAATTCGCCTTCCATCGAAACACTTTTCGCCCTGCTCGAAGTGCTTGGCACGACACCTAAGGAATTCTTTGAGGAACCTAAAAAAAATATGAAAGTGGTCTATTCCCCTTCAGACCAAACGACATATACAAACGACGAGCATCAATACAGCATTCGTTGGCTGGTTCCCCGTTCCAATGAGAACGAAATGGAACCGGTACATATCACCTTCAAAGAAGGCGGTGAGTTCAAACAATTTGAACCCTCCCTCGCAGAGACATTCATCTACGTATTAACAGGCAAAATTGAAGTGGAGCTGGGGAAAAAGCAATACGTTGCGAGCGCAGGCGAATCTGTCTATTACGAAGCTTCGGACCATCACCGAGTGTCCAATGCACATGATGGCCCAAGCGAATTGATACTTGTGGCGACTGAATCATATTTATAA
- a CDS encoding ABC transporter ATP-binding protein: MTTEPIIRFENVTKHYGTDTTVLNEVSFEMERGKFYTLLGPSGCGKTTILRLIAGFIEPSEGSIFFNGRKINDVPANERQVNTVFQDYALFPHLNVYENVAFGLRIKKVKKAEIDQRVKEALKFVNLDGYENREITEMSGGQRQRVAIARAIVNDPEVILLDEPLSALDLKLRSEMQYELRELQQRLGKTFVFVTHDQEEALAMSDEIFVMNAGVIQQSGTPIDIYDEPINRFVADFIGESNIVTGRMIEDYVVEFTGKRFDCADAGLQPNEKVDIVLRPEDLEITSTDKGKLNVKVDTQLFRGVHYELSTYDADGNEWLVHSTKKAEVGEMIGLDFNPEDIHVMRLNESEEDYDARLESYGAMENE, from the coding sequence ATGACTACTGAACCGATCATCCGCTTTGAAAATGTTACAAAGCACTATGGCACGGATACGACCGTGTTGAATGAAGTTTCTTTTGAAATGGAAAGAGGAAAATTTTATACGCTGCTAGGTCCGTCCGGTTGTGGAAAAACGACAATTCTTCGGCTAATTGCCGGATTCATTGAACCAAGCGAGGGCAGTATTTTTTTCAATGGCAGAAAAATTAACGACGTACCGGCCAATGAACGCCAAGTAAACACTGTTTTTCAAGACTACGCCCTCTTCCCGCATTTAAATGTTTACGAAAACGTCGCTTTCGGGCTGCGTATTAAAAAAGTGAAAAAGGCGGAAATTGACCAACGGGTAAAAGAAGCTTTGAAATTCGTCAATTTGGATGGGTATGAGAACCGGGAAATTACGGAGATGTCTGGCGGACAACGCCAGCGGGTTGCCATCGCTCGGGCCATCGTGAACGATCCTGAAGTGATATTGCTTGATGAACCTCTCTCGGCGCTTGATTTGAAGCTGCGATCGGAAATGCAATATGAACTTCGTGAATTGCAACAGCGACTTGGGAAGACATTTGTATTCGTCACCCATGATCAGGAAGAAGCGCTCGCCATGTCTGATGAGATTTTTGTTATGAATGCGGGCGTTATCCAACAGTCCGGTACACCTATCGATATTTATGATGAGCCGATTAACCGCTTTGTTGCCGACTTCATCGGCGAATCAAACATTGTAACCGGACGGATGATCGAGGATTACGTGGTCGAATTCACCGGGAAGCGATTTGACTGTGCAGATGCCGGACTACAGCCGAACGAGAAAGTCGATATCGTACTGCGGCCAGAGGACTTGGAAATCACTTCAACGGATAAAGGAAAATTAAATGTAAAAGTGGATACACAATTGTTCCGCGGCGTCCATTACGAATTGTCGACTTACGATGCGGACGGGAACGAATGGCTCGTCCACTCCACAAAGAAAGCAGAAGTCGGCGAAATGATCGGACTGGACTTCAATCCGGAAGATATCCACGTCATGCGTTTGAATGAGAGTGAAGAAGATTACGATGCGCGTCTTGAATCGTATGGGGCCATGGAAAATGAATAA
- a CDS encoding ABC transporter permease, which produces MNKGLQRIYMLPYALWIVLFVVAPIALILYYSFFDITGQFTLGNYKSFFSSTYLTLTISSFWYALLITFFALLVSYPTAYLLTKTKHKQLWLLLIIIPSWINLLLKTYAFIGLMGLYGPLNAFLETIGIGKQQILFTDFSFVFVSVYIFIPFMILPIFNALDKLNPALIDASRDLGASSWTTFRRVIWPLTLNGVKSGVQVVFIPALSLFMITRLIAGNKVITLGTAIEQQFLVTQNWGMGSTIAVFLILFMFIVMVITGGSDKGASGNEKNK; this is translated from the coding sequence ATGAATAAAGGATTACAGCGAATCTACATGCTTCCCTATGCACTTTGGATTGTGCTGTTTGTTGTGGCGCCTATCGCGCTCATCCTTTATTATTCATTTTTTGATATTACAGGCCAGTTCACATTAGGAAACTATAAGAGCTTTTTCTCATCCACTTATCTGACGCTAACAATCAGTTCATTCTGGTATGCGCTGCTTATTACGTTTTTCGCGTTGCTTGTCTCATACCCGACAGCCTATCTATTGACGAAGACAAAACATAAACAGCTTTGGCTGTTGTTAATCATCATTCCTTCATGGATCAACCTGCTGTTGAAAACGTATGCGTTTATCGGTCTCATGGGACTCTACGGCCCTTTAAATGCTTTCCTGGAGACGATCGGCATTGGCAAGCAACAGATTCTTTTTACTGATTTCAGTTTCGTCTTTGTATCGGTTTATATTTTTATCCCGTTTATGATTTTACCGATTTTTAATGCACTGGATAAACTGAATCCTGCCTTGATCGATGCATCGCGGGATCTCGGAGCAAGTTCTTGGACGACGTTTAGACGGGTCATTTGGCCTCTCACATTAAATGGTGTGAAATCAGGGGTGCAGGTCGTCTTTATTCCGGCTCTCTCGTTGTTCATGATTACCCGGTTGATTGCAGGAAATAAAGTCATTACGCTTGGTACCGCAATTGAACAGCAATTTCTTGTGACGCAAAACTGGGGGATGGGCTCGACGATCGCCGTCTTTCTTATTCTTTTCATGTTTATTGTGATGGTTATTACAGGTGGTAGCGATAAGGGGGCATCAGGTAATGAAAAGAATAAATAA
- a CDS encoding ABC transporter permease, with translation MKRINNLQKLYLIAVFIVLYAPIFYLIFYSFNSGGGMSHFESFTWEHYAAVFEDKRLIVIVLNTVIIALLSALLSTAIGVLGAMAIHFMRNKGMRNAVLSLNNILIVSPDVIIGASFLILFTMIGVKLGFASVLISHIAFSIPIVVIMVLPKLQEMSSTLIDAALDLGATRRDVVTRVILPFIQPGIFAGFFLALTYSLDDFAVTFFVTGNGFSTLSVEIYSMARAGITLTINALSGLIFVITVVLVLGYYAISKRTKMPMTGVKK, from the coding sequence ATGAAAAGAATAAATAATCTCCAAAAACTATATCTGATCGCTGTATTTATTGTTTTGTATGCCCCTATTTTTTACTTGATTTTTTATTCGTTCAATTCGGGCGGCGGCATGTCCCATTTCGAATCATTCACATGGGAGCATTATGCTGCAGTATTTGAGGATAAACGCTTGATTGTCATCGTTTTGAACACAGTCATTATCGCGCTGCTCTCCGCCCTGCTGTCTACGGCGATCGGTGTACTTGGAGCCATGGCGATTCATTTCATGAGAAATAAAGGCATGCGGAATGCAGTCCTCTCTTTAAATAATATTTTGATTGTCAGTCCAGATGTAATTATCGGTGCTTCATTTTTGATCCTTTTCACTATGATCGGAGTGAAACTGGGATTTGCCTCTGTTCTGATTTCCCATATCGCATTCAGTATACCGATTGTGGTGATCATGGTTCTTCCAAAATTGCAGGAAATGAGCTCTACCTTAATAGATGCTGCGTTGGATTTGGGGGCAACTAGAAGGGATGTAGTGACGCGGGTCATTCTGCCTTTTATCCAGCCTGGAATTTTCGCCGGCTTTTTCTTGGCCCTCACCTATTCGTTGGACGACTTTGCCGTCACATTCTTTGTAACCGGAAATGGGTTCTCGACGTTATCTGTTGAAATCTATTCCATGGCTCGGGCAGGAATTACCTTGACCATCAACGCACTTTCAGGTTTGATCTTCGTTATAACTGTTGTATTGGTGCTCGGTTATTATGCCATTAGCAAACGGACGAAGATGCCCATGACGGGGGTGAAAAAATGA
- a CDS encoding PotD/PotF family extracellular solute-binding protein: MKELLRGTILILVVSLVLLLINNNLSEGSNKTGKNILTVYNWGEYIDPDLLKQFEKETGIKVIYETFDSNEGMMGKIEQGGTSYDITMPSEYMVEMMAEKDLLLPIDYSQIPNIKQIDPYFLDLPFDPGNKYSIPYFWGTVGIAYNPDLLDGQTFESWDNLWDPSLKQQVILVDSARETIGMGLNSLHYSLNSTNIDELQEATSKLKKLSPNVKAVIGDEVTQLMVNNEAAVALTWSGQAADMMSENDSIDYVVPEEGSNLWFDNFVIPRTAKNIEGAHAFINFMLDPEVAAQNADYVGYSTPNLTALDYMDPEVVADERFYPDEETRSHLEVYKNLGLKMLGIYNELFLEFKMDMK; the protein is encoded by the coding sequence ATGAAGGAATTGCTTCGTGGCACCATACTGATTTTGGTCGTTTCCCTCGTTTTGCTGCTTATTAATAACAACTTAAGCGAAGGAAGCAATAAAACAGGAAAAAATATTTTGACCGTTTACAATTGGGGCGAATACATTGACCCCGACCTTCTCAAGCAATTTGAAAAGGAAACGGGCATAAAAGTGATCTACGAAACATTTGATTCCAATGAAGGTATGATGGGGAAAATCGAGCAGGGCGGGACATCCTATGATATTACGATGCCTTCTGAGTATATGGTGGAAATGATGGCGGAAAAGGATTTATTGCTGCCAATCGATTACAGTCAAATTCCGAACATCAAACAAATCGACCCCTATTTTCTCGATTTGCCCTTTGATCCAGGCAACAAGTATTCCATTCCCTATTTTTGGGGAACGGTCGGCATAGCCTACAACCCTGATTTGTTGGACGGACAAACATTTGAGAGCTGGGATAACCTTTGGGATCCGTCCCTCAAACAACAGGTCATTCTTGTAGATAGTGCCAGGGAAACAATCGGCATGGGGCTGAACTCCTTGCATTACTCCTTGAACTCGACAAATATTGATGAATTGCAAGAAGCGACTTCGAAATTGAAAAAGCTCAGCCCGAATGTCAAAGCGGTCATTGGAGATGAAGTGACACAATTAATGGTGAACAACGAAGCGGCGGTTGCACTAACATGGTCCGGCCAAGCGGCTGATATGATGAGTGAAAATGATTCCATCGACTACGTCGTCCCAGAAGAGGGCTCTAACTTATGGTTTGATAATTTCGTCATTCCTCGGACTGCAAAAAATATCGAAGGTGCCCATGCTTTCATCAATTTCATGCTTGATCCGGAAGTGGCAGCTCAAAATGCCGATTATGTCGGATATTCCACACCTAACTTGACGGCGCTAGACTACATGGATCCAGAGGTCGTAGCAGACGAACGCTTTTATCCCGACGAGGAAACACGAAGCCATTTAGAAGTATACAAAAACTTAGGACTTAAAATGCTGGGCATTTACAATGAGCTATTCCTTGAGTTTAAAATGGATATGAAATAA